The following proteins are encoded in a genomic region of Nomascus leucogenys isolate Asia chromosome 17, Asia_NLE_v1, whole genome shotgun sequence:
- the B3GNT8 gene encoding UDP-GlcNAc:betaGal beta-1,3-N-acetylglucosaminyltransferase 8 produces the protein MRCPKCLLCLSALLTLLGLKVYIEWTSESRLSKAYPSPRGTPPGPTPANPEPTLPANLSTRLGQTVPLPFAYWNQQQWRLGSLPSGDGTETGGCQAWGAAAAAEIPDFASYPKDLRRFLLSAACRSFPQWLPGGGGGQVSSCSDTDVPYLLLAVKSEPGRFAERQAVRETWGSPAPGIRLLFLLGSPVGEAGPDLDSLVAWESRRYSDLLLWDFLDVPFNQTLKDLLLLAWLGRHCPTVSFVLRAQDDAFVHTPALLAHLQALPPASARSLYLGEVFTQAMPLRKPGGPFYVPESFFEGGYPAYASGGGYVIAGRLAPWLLRAAARVAPFPFEDVYSGLCIRALGLVPQAHPGFLTAWPTDRTADHCAFRNLLLVRPLGPQASIRLWKQLQDPTLQC, from the coding sequence ATGCGCTGCCCCAAGTGCCTTCTCTGCCTGTCAGCACTGCTCACACTCCTGGGCCTCAAAGTGTACATCGAGTGGACATCTGAGTCCCGGCTCAGCAAGGCCTACCCCAGCCCCCGGGGCACCCCGCCAGGCCCCACGCCAGCCAACCCTGAGCCCACCCTACCTGCCAACCTCTCCACCCGCCTGGGCCAGACTGTCCCGCTGCCCTTCGCTTACTGGAACCAGCAGCAGTGGCGGCTGGGGTCCCTGCCCAGTGGGGACGGCACTGAAACGGGGGGCTGCCAGGCTTGGGGGGCCGCCGCCGCTGCTGAGATCCCTGACTTCGCCTCCTACCCTAAGGACCTCCGCCGCTTCCTGCTGTCAGCAGCCTGCCGGAGCTTCCCACAGTGGCTGCCTGGAGGTGGTGGCGGCCAAGTCTCCAGCTGCTCAGATACTGATGTCCCCTACCTGCTATTGGCCGTCAAGTCAGAACCAGGGCGCTTTGCAGAACGACAGGCCGTGAGGGAGACGTGGGGCAGTCCAGCTCCAGGAATCCGGCTGCTCTTCCTGCTAGGGTCTCCTGTGGGTGAGGCGGGGCCTGACCTAGACTCACTAGTGGCCTGGGAGAGCCGTCGCTACAGTGACCTGCTGCTCTGGGACTTCCTCGACGTCCCATTCAACCAGACGCTCAAAGACCTGCTGCTGCTGGCCTGGCTGGGCCGCCACTGCCCGACCGTGAGTTTCGTCTTGCGAGCTCAGGACGATGCCTTTGTGCACACCCCTGCCCTGCTGGCTCACCTGCAGGCcctgccacctgcctcagcccgaAGTCTCTACCTGGGTGAGGTCTTTACCCAGGCCATGCCTCTCCGGAAGCCAGGAGGACCCTTCTATGTGCCCGAGTCCTTCTTTGAAGGTGGCTACCCAGCCTATGCAAGCGGGGGTGGCTACGTCATTGCCGGGCGCCTGGCACCCTGGCTGCTGCGGGCAGCAGCCCGTGTGGCACCCTTCCCCTTTGAGGACGTCTACTCTGGCCTCTGCATCCGAGCCCTGGGCCTGGTGCCCCAGGCCCACCCAGGCTTCctcacagcctggccaacagaccGCACTGCGGACCACTGCGCTTTCCGCAACCTGCTGCTGGTACGGCCCCTGGGCCCCCAGGCCAGCATTCGGCTCTGGAAACAACTGCAAGACCCAACGCTCCAGTGCTGA
- the DMAC2 gene encoding distal membrane-arm assembly complex protein 2 isoform X1 — protein sequence MAAPWASLRLVAPMWNGRIRGIHRLGGAVAPEGNQKKERTILQFLANYFYDVEALRDYLLQREMYKVHKKNRSYTWLEKQHGPYGAGAFFILKQGGAVKFRDKEWIRPDKYGHFSQEFWNFREVPVEAVDASDCDINYEGLDNLLLLKELQSLSLQRCSHVDDWCLSRLYPLADSLQELSLAGCPRVSERGLACLHHLQNLRRLDISDLPAVSNPGLTQILVEEMLPNCKVVGVDWAEGLKSALEEQPQDTASPVPA from the exons ATGGCGGCTCCCTGGGCG tcCCTGCGCCTGGTGGCCCCCATGTGGAATGGGCGTATCAGGGGCATCCATCGCCTGGGTGGGGCAGTGGCCCCAGAGGGCAATCAGAAGAAGGAAAGGACAATACTCCAGTTCCTGGCCAACTATTTCTACGACGTGGAGGCTCTGAGGGATTACTTGCTGCAAAGGGAGATGTACAAGGTGCATAAGAAAAATCG ATCTTACACCTGGCTGGAGAAGCAACATGGTCCATACGGCGCAGGTGCCTTTTTCATCCTGAAGCAGGGAGGCGCAGTCAA GTTTCGAGACAAGGAGTGGATCAGGCCAGATAAGTATGGCCATTTCTCTCAGGAGTTCTGGAATTTCCGTGAAGTGCCTGTGGAAGCTGTGGATGCCAGTGACTGTGACATCAACTACGAGGGCCTGGACAACCTCC TCCTCCTGAAGGAGCTCCAGTCCTTGTCGCTGCAGCGCTGCTCCCACGTGGATGACTGGTGTCTCAGCCGCCTCTACCCACTGGCCGACTCGTTGCAGGAGCTGTCGCTGGCCGGTTGTCCCCGAGTCTCCGAACGGGGCCTCGCCTGCCTCCACCACCTCCA GAACCTCCGCAGGCTGGACATCTCGGACCTCCCTGCTGTGTCCAACCCTGGCCTCACTCAGATCTTGGTGGAGGAGATGCTGCCCAATTGCAAGGTTGTGGGGGTCGACTGGGCCGAGGGCCTGAAGTCAGCACTGGAGGAGCAGCCTCAGGACACAGCCAGCCCTGTCCCTGCCTAG
- the DMAC2 gene encoding distal membrane-arm assembly complex protein 2 isoform X2, with protein MAAPWASLRLVAPMWNGRIRGIHRLGGAVAPEGNQKKERTILQFLANYFYDVEALRDYLLQREMYKVHKKNRFRDKEWIRPDKYGHFSQEFWNFREVPVEAVDASDCDINYEGLDNLLLLKELQSLSLQRCSHVDDWCLSRLYPLADSLQELSLAGCPRVSERGLACLHHLQNLRRLDISDLPAVSNPGLTQILVEEMLPNCKVVGVDWAEGLKSALEEQPQDTASPVPA; from the exons ATGGCGGCTCCCTGGGCG tcCCTGCGCCTGGTGGCCCCCATGTGGAATGGGCGTATCAGGGGCATCCATCGCCTGGGTGGGGCAGTGGCCCCAGAGGGCAATCAGAAGAAGGAAAGGACAATACTCCAGTTCCTGGCCAACTATTTCTACGACGTGGAGGCTCTGAGGGATTACTTGCTGCAAAGGGAGATGTACAAGGTGCATAAGAAAAATCG GTTTCGAGACAAGGAGTGGATCAGGCCAGATAAGTATGGCCATTTCTCTCAGGAGTTCTGGAATTTCCGTGAAGTGCCTGTGGAAGCTGTGGATGCCAGTGACTGTGACATCAACTACGAGGGCCTGGACAACCTCC TCCTCCTGAAGGAGCTCCAGTCCTTGTCGCTGCAGCGCTGCTCCCACGTGGATGACTGGTGTCTCAGCCGCCTCTACCCACTGGCCGACTCGTTGCAGGAGCTGTCGCTGGCCGGTTGTCCCCGAGTCTCCGAACGGGGCCTCGCCTGCCTCCACCACCTCCA GAACCTCCGCAGGCTGGACATCTCGGACCTCCCTGCTGTGTCCAACCCTGGCCTCACTCAGATCTTGGTGGAGGAGATGCTGCCCAATTGCAAGGTTGTGGGGGTCGACTGGGCCGAGGGCCTGAAGTCAGCACTGGAGGAGCAGCCTCAGGACACAGCCAGCCCTGTCCCTGCCTAG
- the DMAC2 gene encoding distal membrane-arm assembly complex protein 2 isoform X3 has translation MAAPWASLRLVAPMWNGRIRGIHRLGGAVAPEGNQKKERTILQFLANYFYDVEALRDYLLQREMYKVHKKNRSYTWLEKQHGPYGAGAFFILKQGGAVKFRDKEWIRPDKYGHFSQEFWNFREVPVEAVDASDCDINYEGLDNLRTSAGWTSRTSLLCPTLASLRSWWRRCCPIARLWGSTGPRA, from the exons ATGGCGGCTCCCTGGGCG tcCCTGCGCCTGGTGGCCCCCATGTGGAATGGGCGTATCAGGGGCATCCATCGCCTGGGTGGGGCAGTGGCCCCAGAGGGCAATCAGAAGAAGGAAAGGACAATACTCCAGTTCCTGGCCAACTATTTCTACGACGTGGAGGCTCTGAGGGATTACTTGCTGCAAAGGGAGATGTACAAGGTGCATAAGAAAAATCG ATCTTACACCTGGCTGGAGAAGCAACATGGTCCATACGGCGCAGGTGCCTTTTTCATCCTGAAGCAGGGAGGCGCAGTCAA GTTTCGAGACAAGGAGTGGATCAGGCCAGATAAGTATGGCCATTTCTCTCAGGAGTTCTGGAATTTCCGTGAAGTGCCTGTGGAAGCTGTGGATGCCAGTGACTGTGACATCAACTACGAGGGCCTGGACAACCTCC GAACCTCCGCAGGCTGGACATCTCGGACCTCCCTGCTGTGTCCAACCCTGGCCTCACTCAGATCTTGGTGGAGGAGATGCTGCCCAATTGCAAGGTTGTGGGGGTCGACTGGGCCGAGGGCCTGA
- the DMAC2 gene encoding distal membrane-arm assembly complex protein 2 isoform X4: MAAPWASLRLVAPMWNGRIRGIHRLGGAVAPEGNQKKERTILQFLANYFYDVEALRDYLLQREMYKVHKKNRFRDKEWIRPDKYGHFSQEFWNFREVPVEAVDASDCDINYEGLDNLRTSAGWTSRTSLLCPTLASLRSWWRRCCPIARLWGSTGPRA, encoded by the exons ATGGCGGCTCCCTGGGCG tcCCTGCGCCTGGTGGCCCCCATGTGGAATGGGCGTATCAGGGGCATCCATCGCCTGGGTGGGGCAGTGGCCCCAGAGGGCAATCAGAAGAAGGAAAGGACAATACTCCAGTTCCTGGCCAACTATTTCTACGACGTGGAGGCTCTGAGGGATTACTTGCTGCAAAGGGAGATGTACAAGGTGCATAAGAAAAATCG GTTTCGAGACAAGGAGTGGATCAGGCCAGATAAGTATGGCCATTTCTCTCAGGAGTTCTGGAATTTCCGTGAAGTGCCTGTGGAAGCTGTGGATGCCAGTGACTGTGACATCAACTACGAGGGCCTGGACAACCTCC GAACCTCCGCAGGCTGGACATCTCGGACCTCCCTGCTGTGTCCAACCCTGGCCTCACTCAGATCTTGGTGGAGGAGATGCTGCCCAATTGCAAGGTTGTGGGGGTCGACTGGGCCGAGGGCCTGA